The proteins below come from a single Rhizobium tropici CIAT 899 genomic window:
- a CDS encoding HlyD family secretion protein yields MSSSHGNNVARIVNEPADADVEARETGAPADAPLAETRGNPAPAQAAPATPAPAAPPPPEKKRRSLVFPIVIVAALAAGGWYGYDWWTNGRFMVSTDDAYIGGDIATISPKVTGYVAKVNVVANQQVKAGDVLATLDDGDYKLALGQAQASLDTEQLSLHTIDAQIAAGQAALAQSQAQKVALEATVRGAQITQTRAAELQSKSVGTTAALDSANIALDQAKANLVGGDAAIASAQANINLLQAQRRQAESTIKGLEAARDKAARDLSFTVLKAPYDGIVGNRSVQEGDLVSPGQKLMAIVPTKQLYIDANFKETQIQHLVPGSKVNVHVDAFSDHPIVGTVESISPASGSVFSLLPPENATGNFTKIIQRVPVRIALPQDALNTGRLRAGLSVVVDVDTRTAPDK; encoded by the coding sequence ATGTCGTCAAGTCATGGAAACAATGTAGCGCGTATCGTGAACGAGCCCGCTGATGCAGATGTGGAAGCCCGGGAAACCGGTGCGCCCGCGGATGCTCCTCTTGCCGAGACGCGCGGCAATCCTGCTCCCGCCCAGGCTGCGCCTGCCACTCCGGCCCCTGCGGCCCCACCGCCGCCGGAGAAGAAGCGGCGCAGCCTGGTTTTTCCCATCGTCATCGTCGCGGCACTCGCAGCAGGCGGCTGGTATGGCTATGACTGGTGGACGAACGGCCGCTTCATGGTCTCCACCGACGATGCCTATATTGGCGGCGATATCGCCACGATCTCGCCGAAGGTGACGGGCTATGTCGCCAAGGTAAACGTTGTGGCCAACCAGCAGGTCAAGGCCGGCGACGTGCTCGCAACGCTCGATGACGGCGACTACAAGCTGGCGCTTGGCCAGGCTCAGGCCTCGCTCGATACCGAACAGCTTTCGCTCCATACCATCGATGCACAAATCGCTGCCGGCCAGGCAGCCCTTGCCCAGTCGCAGGCACAGAAGGTTGCCCTGGAAGCCACGGTCCGCGGCGCCCAGATCACCCAGACGCGCGCTGCCGAACTGCAATCGAAGTCGGTCGGCACCACGGCCGCTTTGGACAGCGCCAATATCGCGCTTGATCAGGCCAAGGCAAATCTGGTCGGCGGCGACGCCGCCATCGCATCCGCGCAGGCCAATATCAACCTGCTGCAGGCTCAGCGCCGTCAGGCCGAGAGCACGATCAAGGGCCTGGAAGCCGCTCGTGACAAAGCCGCTCGCGACCTGTCCTTCACCGTATTGAAGGCGCCTTATGACGGTATCGTCGGCAATCGCTCGGTGCAGGAAGGCGATCTCGTCTCTCCCGGTCAGAAGCTGATGGCGATCGTACCGACCAAGCAGCTTTATATCGACGCGAATTTCAAGGAAACGCAGATCCAGCATCTGGTTCCCGGCTCCAAGGTCAATGTTCACGTCGATGCTTTCAGCGACCACCCGATCGTCGGCACCGTCGAGTCGATCTCGCCGGCTTCCGGCTCGGTCTTCTCGCTGCTGCCGCCGGAAAACGCGACGGGTAACTTCACCAAGATCATTCAGCGTGTGCCTGTCCGCATCGCATTGCCGCAGGATGCGCTCAATACCGGCCGTCTGCGCGCAGGCCTCAGCGTCGTCGTCGACGTCGATACCCGCACGGCGCCGGACAAGTAA
- a CDS encoding TetR/AcrR family transcriptional regulator, protein MKHESQNAAVLNAPAPGSGGRWAAGEDPAKRHQILEGAKRVFMKMGFDAASMNDVTREAGVSKGTLYVYFANKEDLFAAMMESERTHFVNLVRNALSDEADVTTSLYDFGIVFVTHVTSDKTISAMRTVIGVRERMPSLCQRFFTGPENLRTVLRGFLERQAAIGHLKIDDFDMAARHFLEMASGGYFKLRLFGDMEEPPSKEEIDYVVRGAVRVFLAGYGPDRRD, encoded by the coding sequence ATGAAACACGAATCCCAAAATGCCGCTGTGTTGAACGCGCCCGCACCGGGCTCCGGTGGACGTTGGGCAGCCGGCGAGGACCCTGCCAAGCGCCATCAGATTCTCGAAGGCGCCAAGCGTGTCTTTATGAAAATGGGCTTCGATGCGGCGAGCATGAACGATGTCACCCGCGAGGCGGGCGTTTCCAAGGGCACTCTCTACGTCTATTTCGCCAACAAGGAAGATCTGTTCGCCGCCATGATGGAGAGCGAGCGCACCCATTTCGTCAACCTTGTGCGCAATGCCCTTTCAGACGAAGCGGATGTCACGACATCGCTTTATGATTTCGGTATCGTCTTCGTCACGCACGTCACCTCGGATAAGACCATCAGCGCCATGCGCACGGTCATCGGCGTGCGCGAACGCATGCCCTCGCTCTGTCAACGCTTTTTTACCGGTCCGGAAAATCTGCGCACGGTGCTGCGCGGCTTCCTCGAGCGGCAGGCTGCCATAGGCCATCTCAAGATCGACGACTTCGACATGGCTGCCCGCCACTTCCTGGAAATGGCCAGCGGCGGCTATTTCAAGCTGCGGCTCTTCGGCGACATGGAAGAGCCGCCGTCTAAGGAAGAGATCGACTATGTCGTGCGCGGCGCCGTGCGGGTTTTCCTGGCGGGCTACGGTCCGGATCGCAGGGATTAG
- a CDS encoding GyrI-like domain-containing protein, protein MSAIGRAIWFIESHFKSDISLEEIAEIAGLSRFHLSRVFGMTTGHSISSYIRSRRLSEAALVLTDGSSSILQVALDAGYGSHEAFTRAFREQFGMTPENLRKQGHVRNLALQEPIRMDDTRLPKLEAPRFESHPAMLLAGLAETYAYEATQAIPSLWQKFNQYFGHIPGQIGNVAYGVCTQAEEGSESFRYMSAAEVSAADGLPEGFATTKLPQQRYAIFTHRGHISGISSTVDQIFSEWLPQSGQQHGGTPDMMERYDDRFDSRTGTGVTEIWIPLKA, encoded by the coding sequence ATGAGCGCGATCGGCAGAGCGATATGGTTTATCGAAAGCCATTTTAAATCCGACATCTCGCTCGAAGAGATCGCCGAGATAGCCGGGCTGTCGCGCTTTCATCTTTCGCGCGTCTTCGGCATGACGACGGGCCACTCGATCAGCAGCTATATCCGGAGCCGCCGCCTTAGCGAAGCGGCTCTTGTACTGACGGACGGCTCCTCCTCCATTCTCCAGGTTGCCCTCGATGCGGGCTATGGTTCGCACGAGGCTTTCACCCGTGCCTTCCGCGAGCAATTCGGCATGACGCCGGAAAACCTGCGCAAGCAGGGGCACGTTCGCAACCTCGCTCTACAGGAACCGATCAGAATGGACGACACCCGCCTTCCCAAACTCGAGGCACCGCGCTTCGAAAGCCATCCCGCAATGCTGCTTGCCGGCCTTGCGGAAACCTATGCCTATGAGGCGACACAGGCCATCCCCTCGCTCTGGCAGAAATTCAACCAGTATTTCGGCCATATTCCCGGCCAGATCGGCAATGTCGCCTATGGCGTCTGCACCCAGGCGGAAGAAGGTAGCGAAAGCTTCCGTTACATGTCGGCAGCCGAAGTTTCCGCCGCGGACGGCCTGCCCGAAGGTTTCGCGACGACGAAACTGCCGCAACAGCGCTACGCGATCTTCACGCATCGCGGCCATATCTCCGGTATTTCCAGCACCGTGGATCAGATCTTCAGCGAATGGCTCCCGCAATCGGGCCAACAACACGGCGGCACCCCGGATATGATGGAACGCTATGACGACCGCTTCGACTCACGCACGGGCACGGGCGTGACGGAAATCTGGATCCCCCTCAAAGCCTAG
- a CDS encoding TerC family protein: MDIVGLIQDPGAWVALVTLVVMEVVLGIDNLIFISILTNKLPAEHRDRARKIGIGLALIMRLALLGTVAWIVQLTQPVFEIFGQGFSWKDMILIGGGLFLVWKATKEIHHNVDPQEQGEDFIAKSTTSTFASAIGQILLLDLVFSIDSIITAVGMTPHLPIMFVAVIAAVTVMLVAANPLANFIEKNPSIVMLALAFLLMIGTTLIAEGMGVHVPKGYIYAAMAFSALVEVLNMMARNRRKKTSGSH; the protein is encoded by the coding sequence ATGGATATTGTGGGGCTGATACAGGACCCGGGGGCGTGGGTGGCACTCGTCACGCTCGTCGTCATGGAAGTGGTCCTCGGCATCGACAACCTCATCTTCATCTCGATCCTGACCAACAAGCTGCCGGCCGAACATCGCGACAGAGCCCGCAAGATCGGTATCGGCCTCGCCCTTATCATGCGCCTTGCGCTGCTCGGAACCGTCGCCTGGATCGTCCAGCTCACCCAGCCGGTCTTCGAAATCTTCGGCCAAGGCTTCTCCTGGAAGGATATGATCCTCATCGGCGGCGGCCTCTTCCTTGTCTGGAAGGCGACGAAGGAGATCCATCACAATGTCGATCCGCAGGAACAGGGTGAGGATTTCATCGCCAAATCCACCACCTCGACCTTCGCTTCGGCGATCGGCCAGATCCTGCTGCTCGATCTGGTCTTCTCGATCGACAGCATCATCACCGCCGTCGGCATGACGCCGCACCTGCCGATCATGTTCGTCGCGGTCATCGCCGCCGTTACGGTCATGCTGGTCGCCGCCAACCCGCTCGCCAATTTCATCGAGAAAAACCCGAGCATCGTCATGCTGGCGCTCGCCTTCCTGCTGATGATCGGCACGACGCTGATCGCCGAAGGCATGGGCGTGCATGTTCCCAAGGGCTACATCTACGCCGCCATGGCCTTCTCCGCTCTGGTCGAAGTGCTGAACATGATGGCGCGCAACCGTCGGAAAAAGACCTCAGGCAGCCACTAA
- the gltX gene encoding glutamate--tRNA ligase, which yields MTTSGVRVRIAPSPTGEPHVGTAYIALFNYLFAKKHGGEFILRIEDTDATRSTPEFETKVLDALKWCGLKWSEGPDIGGPYGPYRQSDRKDLYKPYVEQIVTAGHGFRCFCTPERLEKMREAQRAAGLPPKYDGHCLNLSAEEVTSRVAAGEPHVVRMKIPTEGSCKFHDGVYGDVEIPWDAVDMQVLLKADGMPTYHMANVVDDHLMKITHVARGEEWLASVPKHILIYQYLGWEPPVFMHLSLMRNADKSKLSKRKNPTSISYYTALGYIPEALMNFLGLFFIQIAEGEELLSMDELAAKFDPENLSKAGAIFDIQKLDWLNGRWIREKLSEEEFQHRVLTWAMENDRLKEGLKLSQSRITKLGELPDLTGFLFKSDLNLDPSAFAKIKSTPEELLEILNTVQPDLEKILEWNVETIEAELRAIADRMGKKLKVIVAPLFVAISGSSRSLPLFDSMAILGRSVVRQRLKLAAQTVATLVGPKN from the coding sequence ATGACCACTTCAGGCGTTCGCGTCCGCATCGCACCCTCCCCCACCGGCGAGCCGCATGTCGGCACCGCTTACATCGCGCTGTTCAACTATCTTTTCGCCAAGAAACACGGCGGCGAGTTCATCCTGCGCATCGAAGATACCGACGCGACCCGCTCCACCCCGGAATTCGAGACGAAGGTGCTCGACGCGCTGAAATGGTGCGGCCTGAAATGGTCCGAAGGTCCGGATATCGGCGGCCCTTACGGCCCCTACCGCCAGAGCGACCGGAAAGACCTCTACAAGCCCTATGTCGAGCAGATCGTCACGGCCGGTCACGGCTTTCGCTGCTTCTGCACGCCGGAGCGCCTGGAAAAGATGCGCGAGGCGCAGCGCGCAGCCGGCCTGCCGCCGAAGTATGACGGCCACTGTCTGAACCTCTCGGCCGAGGAAGTGACCTCACGCGTTGCTGCCGGTGAACCGCATGTCGTGCGCATGAAGATCCCGACCGAAGGCTCGTGCAAGTTTCATGACGGCGTCTACGGCGACGTGGAAATCCCGTGGGATGCCGTCGACATGCAGGTCCTGCTCAAGGCCGACGGCATGCCGACCTATCACATGGCCAACGTCGTCGACGACCATCTGATGAAGATCACCCATGTCGCGCGTGGCGAGGAGTGGCTTGCCTCGGTGCCGAAGCACATCCTGATCTATCAGTATCTCGGCTGGGAGCCGCCGGTGTTCATGCACCTGTCGCTGATGCGCAATGCCGACAAGTCGAAACTGTCGAAGCGCAAGAACCCGACCTCGATCTCTTATTACACCGCGCTTGGCTATATCCCCGAAGCGCTGATGAACTTCCTCGGCCTGTTCTTCATTCAGATCGCCGAAGGCGAAGAGCTCTTGAGCATGGACGAGCTTGCCGCAAAATTCGATCCGGAAAACCTCTCCAAGGCCGGCGCGATCTTCGACATCCAGAAGCTCGATTGGCTGAACGGCCGCTGGATCCGCGAGAAGCTGTCGGAAGAAGAGTTCCAGCATCGGGTACTGACTTGGGCGATGGAAAATGATCGCCTGAAGGAAGGCCTGAAGCTGTCGCAGTCGCGCATCACCAAGCTTGGCGAACTGCCTGATTTGACCGGCTTCCTGTTCAAGTCCGACCTCAACCTCGATCCTTCCGCCTTCGCGAAGATCAAGTCGACGCCGGAAGAGCTGCTGGAAATCCTGAACACCGTGCAGCCGGATCTGGAAAAGATCCTTGAATGGAATGTCGAGACGATCGAAGCCGAGCTGCGCGCCATTGCGGACCGCATGGGCAAGAAGCTGAAGGTCATCGTCGCTCCGCTTTTTGTCGCCATATCGGGCTCCTCGCGCTCCCTGCCGCTTTTCGATAGCATGGCGATCCTCGGCCGGTCCGTCGTCCGCCAGCGGCTGAAACTTGCCGCGCAGACCGTTGCGACCCTCGTCGGCCCGAAGAACTGA
- the lysS gene encoding lysine--tRNA ligase: MNDKTEASALSSDATEVRRQKLKLLREQVGDVYPAHFHRTMTNAELAAKYEGLEPDTETGDVVTVAGRVYSSRNSGMFMDIHDASAKIQIFSHKDVTSEEARALLPMIDIGDIIGVTGVVRRTKRGELTINAQQITMLTKSLLPMPEKWHGLSDIELRYRKRHLDIMTNEESKLRFQQRSRIVSGIRRFMENDGFMEVETPMLHSVYGGATAEPFKTHHNTLKLDMYLRIAPELFLKRTLVSGLTDKVFEINRNFRNEGVSTRHNPEFTMMECYWAYADYEDIMDLVERLFSTLAMSIHGSTEFAFGDKQISFKGPFRRVPMPDAVKEATGIDFLAIKTDEEARAASKAAGFAVEKDATWGECLAFIFEEKVEGTLIQPAHVTHFPKDISPFAKEVPGEPRLVERFETYCNAWELGNAFSELNDPEEQRARMVDQLQQAHARGEKEKQLDEEFLDAIDQGMPPAGGLGIGVDRLIMLLTNSPSIRDIILFPARRNKAD; this comes from the coding sequence ATGAACGACAAGACCGAAGCCTCCGCCCTCTCCTCCGACGCAACGGAAGTTCGCCGCCAGAAGCTGAAGCTGCTGCGCGAACAGGTCGGCGACGTCTATCCGGCGCATTTCCACCGGACGATGACGAATGCCGAGCTCGCTGCGAAATACGAAGGCCTGGAGCCGGATACGGAAACCGGCGATGTCGTCACCGTTGCCGGGCGCGTCTATTCCTCGCGCAACTCCGGCATGTTCATGGACATCCACGACGCCTCGGCCAAGATCCAGATTTTCAGCCACAAGGACGTGACCTCGGAAGAAGCTCGCGCGTTGCTGCCGATGATCGATATCGGCGACATCATCGGCGTCACCGGCGTCGTGCGCCGTACCAAGCGCGGCGAGCTGACCATCAATGCCCAGCAGATCACCATGCTGACCAAGTCGTTGCTGCCGATGCCGGAAAAGTGGCACGGCCTCTCCGATATAGAGCTGCGCTACCGCAAGCGTCATCTCGACATCATGACGAACGAGGAATCGAAGCTCCGCTTCCAGCAGCGCAGCCGCATCGTTTCCGGCATCCGCCGTTTCATGGAAAATGACGGCTTCATGGAAGTCGAGACGCCAATGCTGCATTCGGTCTATGGCGGCGCGACGGCCGAGCCGTTCAAGACGCATCATAACACGCTGAAGCTCGACATGTACTTGCGCATTGCGCCGGAACTGTTCCTGAAGCGCACGCTGGTTTCCGGCCTCACCGACAAGGTCTTCGAGATCAACCGCAACTTCCGTAACGAAGGCGTCTCCACCCGGCACAATCCTGAATTCACCATGATGGAGTGCTATTGGGCCTATGCCGACTACGAGGACATCATGGACCTTGTCGAGCGTCTGTTCTCGACGCTCGCCATGTCGATCCATGGCAGCACCGAATTCGCGTTCGGCGACAAGCAGATATCCTTCAAGGGCCCGTTCCGCCGCGTGCCGATGCCCGATGCCGTCAAGGAAGCGACCGGCATCGACTTTCTGGCGATCAAGACCGACGAAGAAGCACGCGCCGCCTCCAAGGCTGCCGGCTTCGCCGTCGAGAAGGACGCGACCTGGGGTGAATGCCTTGCCTTCATCTTCGAAGAGAAGGTCGAGGGCACGCTGATCCAGCCGGCACACGTCACGCATTTTCCGAAGGACATCTCGCCCTTCGCCAAGGAAGTGCCGGGCGAGCCGCGCCTCGTCGAACGTTTCGAGACTTATTGCAACGCCTGGGAACTCGGCAACGCCTTCTCGGAACTCAACGATCCGGAAGAGCAGCGCGCCCGCATGGTCGACCAGCTCCAGCAGGCGCATGCACGCGGCGAGAAGGAAAAGCAACTGGACGAGGAATTCCTCGATGCCATCGACCAGGGCATGCCTCCGGCAGGCGGTCTCGGCATTGGTGTGGACCGCCTCATCATGCTGTTGACCAACTCGCCATCGATCCGCGACATCATTCTTTTCCCGGCCCGTCGCAACAAGGCCGATTGA
- a CDS encoding LysR family transcriptional regulator has protein sequence MAFTLRQLQYFVAVAEQGSVTRAAQNLSISQSSVTEALKELESDLGVELFERHPRGLSITHNGHQFLRHATKILATVSDARTSFSGKRNEAGGTLNIGVTSLVAGYVLSDLLARYRRACPGVEVSAIEDNGGYLEHLLVGGELDVAVMVISNLRDRMALQAEILETSPYRLWLPMGHPLVSADIISVADITREPLIMLTIDEIEENTGKLLTALGARPHVAFRTRSVEAVRSLVATGAGVALLPDLVYRPWSLEGDRIESRDVSGSLPVVQVGMVWRKGSSLPQAARDFVGVAESMRSGRQR, from the coding sequence ATGGCCTTCACGCTGAGACAGCTGCAATACTTCGTCGCCGTGGCGGAACAGGGCTCCGTGACGCGGGCCGCCCAGAACCTGTCGATCTCGCAATCCTCTGTGACCGAAGCCCTCAAGGAGCTGGAAAGCGACCTCGGCGTCGAGCTGTTCGAGCGCCATCCGCGTGGGCTGTCGATCACGCACAACGGCCACCAATTCCTGCGTCACGCAACGAAGATCCTGGCAACCGTCTCCGACGCGCGCACCAGCTTTTCCGGAAAGCGGAACGAAGCCGGCGGCACGCTGAATATCGGCGTAACGTCGCTTGTCGCCGGCTATGTTCTATCAGATCTTCTGGCGCGCTATCGCCGTGCCTGCCCCGGGGTCGAAGTCAGCGCCATCGAGGACAATGGCGGCTATCTGGAACATCTTCTGGTGGGTGGCGAACTCGACGTCGCCGTCATGGTCATTTCCAACCTGCGCGACCGCATGGCCCTGCAGGCGGAGATCCTCGAAACTTCGCCCTACCGGCTCTGGCTGCCGATGGGCCACCCCCTCGTCTCGGCCGATATCATCAGCGTCGCCGACATCACCCGTGAGCCGTTGATCATGCTGACCATCGACGAAATCGAGGAAAACACCGGCAAGCTTTTGACCGCGCTCGGCGCCCGCCCGCATGTCGCCTTCCGCACCCGCTCGGTCGAAGCGGTGCGCAGCCTGGTTGCGACGGGCGCCGGTGTCGCACTGCTGCCCGATCTCGTCTATCGCCCCTGGTCGCTGGAAGGAGATCGCATCGAAAGCCGCGACGTCTCCGGCTCGCTGCCGGTCGTGCAGGTCGGCATGGTCTGGCGCAAGGGATCGAGCCTGCCGCAAGCCGCCCGCGATTTTGTCGGCGTGGCCGAAAGCATGCGCTCGGGGCGGCAGCGGTAG
- a CDS encoding ABC transporter substrate-binding protein — MKHLLKSCTAVLACLSFATQVIAAEPLKTLGKGEGAVSIVAWAGYIERGESDKNYDWVTGFEKETGCKVSVKTAATSDEMVALMNEGGFDLVTASGDASLRLVAGKRVQPINTDLIPSWKNLDERLKNAPWHTVNGVHYGVPYLWGPNVLMYNTAAFKDQAPKSWNIVFEEMNLPDGKSNKGRVQAYDGPIYIADAALYLMAHKPELGIKDPYELNEDQYKAALELLRGQRKIVSRYWHDAMIQTDDFKNEGVVASGSWPFQVNLLQADKQKIASTFPDEGTTGWADTTMLHADSEHPNCAYMWMEHSLQAKVQGDAAAWFGAVPSVPAACKGDELLTDSGCATNGYDHFDKIKFWKTPVAKCSTQSECVPYHRWVSDYIGVIGGR, encoded by the coding sequence ATGAAGCATCTGCTGAAATCATGCACGGCCGTACTCGCATGCCTTAGTTTCGCAACGCAGGTCATCGCCGCCGAGCCATTGAAGACGCTCGGCAAGGGCGAAGGTGCGGTCAGCATCGTCGCATGGGCCGGCTATATCGAACGCGGCGAAAGCGACAAGAATTACGATTGGGTCACCGGCTTCGAGAAGGAGACCGGCTGCAAGGTTAGCGTCAAGACCGCGGCAACATCGGACGAAATGGTCGCGCTGATGAACGAAGGCGGCTTCGACCTCGTCACCGCATCCGGCGATGCCTCGCTACGGCTCGTTGCCGGCAAGCGCGTGCAGCCGATTAATACCGACCTGATCCCCAGCTGGAAGAACCTTGACGAGCGACTGAAGAATGCGCCCTGGCATACGGTCAACGGCGTTCACTACGGCGTGCCCTATCTCTGGGGCCCGAACGTGCTGATGTACAACACCGCCGCCTTCAAGGACCAGGCACCGAAGAGCTGGAACATCGTCTTCGAAGAAATGAACCTGCCTGACGGCAAGTCCAACAAGGGCCGCGTGCAGGCCTATGATGGCCCGATCTATATCGCCGATGCCGCCCTCTACCTCATGGCCCACAAGCCGGAGCTGGGCATCAAGGACCCCTACGAACTCAACGAAGATCAGTACAAGGCTGCCCTCGAATTGCTGCGCGGCCAGCGCAAGATCGTCAGCCGCTACTGGCATGATGCCATGATCCAGACCGACGACTTCAAGAACGAAGGCGTCGTCGCTTCGGGCTCATGGCCGTTCCAGGTGAACCTTCTGCAGGCTGACAAGCAGAAGATCGCCTCCACCTTCCCGGATGAGGGAACGACGGGCTGGGCCGATACCACCATGCTGCATGCCGACAGCGAGCATCCGAACTGCGCCTATATGTGGATGGAACACTCGCTGCAGGCCAAGGTTCAGGGCGATGCCGCCGCCTGGTTCGGCGCCGTACCTTCCGTTCCGGCCGCCTGCAAGGGCGATGAGCTCCTGACCGACAGCGGTTGCGCCACCAATGGCTATGACCACTTCGACAAGATCAAGTTCTGGAAGACGCCGGTCGCGAAATGCAG